In Chitinophaga oryzae, the sequence TGCGGAATTAACCCTTAGAAAAGCTCCCTCAAACATGCACCACGACCACGACGAAGAAAAAATGTTATACCTATTTGCTATATTATTCGTGCTACCATTTCTCATATGGCTTATAGCCATTGGGAAGGAGCATGGCTGGCTCTAGTATTCATCCTAACCATAAATGAATAAAAAACGCCGGGGATATTGATCCCCGGCAAATAAAAAGCCGCCCTGAAGAGAGCGGCCGAGGTATCTGACATAATTTTGTTAACCCACTGCAATATAGCCACACACGGGAAGACCTCTTTATCCATTTTATTCACAAGGAATGGGTTATTCATTTTGTTCAGAACGAAAAATACCGGATGACTATACGGCAATAATAAAATCTGCTCAGATGGGCAGGTTTTATCTTAGTGCAAGAAACCCCAGAAAAAAGGGAGACTTAAATTTCGACCAACGTAAAGGTATGCGTCCAACAGTGTATATGCGTTAACTAAATATGCAGCTCAACGAAATTAATTTCTCCTGCCACCTCTTCTGTTGTGCTATCAGTTATCGCAAACACCAACCCTTCTTCAGAATCTGGAAGTTGAAAGTCTTCAAGATACCCTGCATTTGTCGCAACTGCGATGGCAAATTGATTATTAACGTCCGTCCCATCAGAGGGCACAATATCATCTGGGCAATTAATCACCTTAAAGACTTCAGTATACTCAAAATTTCCTTGTCTTTTCGTATAAAAAGTAACATAATACGTCATAGAAACCATTTTCTGGGAATGTAAGGGTGAACAAGATAAAAAACAAGTTTCCAGCGTTTTTTTTTAATTTAATTTCATAAGAATTAGCATAAAAAAATCCAGCCGTCCCACAGCTTAGCTTCAGAAAATTATTCACATAGTTACTTCGGAACAAACTGAGAAAAATCTGTTATAAGGCCTTTCAGCTTCTTTGCATAAGTAGGATCTGTAGCATAGTGCTTCGCCATAGCCTCTACAAACGCCACCGGATCATCGATGTGTTCAAAGGCTTCAGCGTATATCAATTCCCCACCCTTTTTCCATCTTGCGTTTTTGAGCGTGAAGCCATGGTCTCGGAAACTTTCTTCAGCGTTATCATAGGCGCGAAACCAGTCTTTGACAACGTATTCAAATTTTCCATCCTGCCGACAGGTAACACCTATCACCTCAGGGTACTTTACCCCTCTGGTTACATGGACCTCCTTGGTTTTCAACAATTGACGCTTACCAGTCCACGATGGGCCGGCCTTTACACCAAAGAACATGTTACCCGGTGCATGATTGCCCCAACCGCTTTCTAGGGCGGCCTGAGATAAGGTAACCAGCGCGGGAACACCGGTTTCTCGTTCGCTTTTTACCGCGCTGTGGTAGTATAGGTTGAAAAAACTCTTTTTAATCTCTTCGTTCCTCATTTTTTTGCTTTTTTTTAAGGTATCGGTAAATAAGATACAAGGCTAGGGCCAGCACTATCGTAATCACGCCAGCTACATTGAGCCGGAAGACGGATTTATAGGAGGTAGCCGATTTCTCCATGGTCGCATTTCTTACGGCTGTCTGTTGACGTTCTTTGCCGGTTTCTGCAATGGCAATCTGCCGGTTTACCGGTGCGGCGAGCACCTCTGCAGCCTTAGTTGCGCTGCTGGTAATAGTGTAGCCGGTAGTCTTCCCGTAGCTGTTTCGTTGTGGCCTTACAGTGGTATTCAACCACACAGCGCCGGCGGTTACCTGCTGAGAAAAGCAGACGGTATCATCAGCAGGCATGTATCCGCTAAAACCGACGGAATCCGACCGCGTGGTCACCGGCACATCAGCGATCTCCGTGATCGTTGTCAATTTGGCGTGTTGCTTCTGCACAGAACTACTACCTGTGTGCTGGCCAGTTAATTCATGCCGGTTGCTGAACTTCTTCACACAGGAACAGCCACACACGACTGTAAATAGACCAAGTATCAAAACTCTATTTTTCATTTTCGGTATTTTGTACCAACCGGCTTTTCTGGATGGCCAAGGTTAACAATTTCAGCATGGGTGCTATGAAGTAGCGCGAAAAAGGACTACTGTTGTCAATGGCATAAAGATTTTCAAAGATGGAGGTTGTCTCGATGTAAATAAGCAGCACCAACAGTCCATCATTTACATACTGTACTACGTCGTCATGACTCAG encodes:
- a CDS encoding glycoside hydrolase family 73 protein, which encodes MRNEEIKKSFFNLYYHSAVKSERETGVPALVTLSQAALESGWGNHAPGNMFFGVKAGPSWTGKRQLLKTKEVHVTRGVKYPEVIGVTCRQDGKFEYVVKDWFRAYDNAEESFRDHGFTLKNARWKKGGELIYAEAFEHIDDPVAFVEAMAKHYATDPTYAKKLKGLITDFSQFVPK